A part of Synechococcus sp. KORDI-49 genomic DNA contains:
- the gyrA gene encoding DNA gyrase subunit A yields the protein MAVSVGPGGGGPGDSDDRIIQTDLRNEMSRSYLEYAMSVIVGRALPDARDGLKPVHRRILYAMYELGLTSDRPYRKCARVVGEVLGKYHPHGDTAVYDALVRMAQDFSMSMPLIDGHGNFGSVDNDPPAAMRYTESRLQSLTTDSLLEDIEAETVDFADNFDGSQQEPTVLPARIPQLLLNGSAGIAVGMATNIPPHNLNELIAGLLALIENPEITDQELIQLIPGPDFPTGGQILGREGIRETYLSGRGSVTMRGVAGIETIEAPGRPDRDAVIITELPYQTNKAALIERIADLVNDKKLEGISDIRDESDRDGMRIVVELRRDAYPQVVLNNLFKLTPLQSNFSAHMLALVNGEPILLTLRKMLEVFLDFRVETIERRTRYLLRKAEERDHILLGLLLALDQLDPIIALIRAASDTATARQQLQDRHGLTEIQADAILQMQLRRLTALEADKIRLEHEDLVTKIADYKDILGRRERVFGLIQAELGQLRDRYETPRRTEILDLGGGLEDIDLIANERSVVLLTETGYLKRMPVSEFEATSRGTRGKAGTRSQGEEAVKLFIGCNDHDTLLLFSDRGVSYALPAYRVPQCSRTAKGTPVVQLLPIPREEEITSLLAVSEFNDDTDLLMLTRGGFIKRTRLSAFSNIRSNGLIAIGLEDGDALSWVRLAIQGDSVLIASRTGMTIHFRLSDDELRPLGRSARGVRAMNLRKGDSLVSMDVLPAELADQVAASDADDDEGGDSAAVEGPWVLVASASGLGKRVPVTQFRLQKRAGMGLRAIKFRTDVDALVGLRVLGAGEELLLVSEKGVIVRTSADAIPQQSRAATGVRLQRLDKGDRLSEVVLVPPEAEQEDDQDEDATAADD from the coding sequence ATGGCGGTTTCAGTGGGGCCCGGAGGCGGCGGTCCCGGCGATTCCGACGATCGAATCATCCAGACGGATCTGCGCAACGAGATGTCGCGTTCCTATCTGGAATACGCGATGAGCGTGATCGTGGGTCGGGCGCTGCCCGATGCCCGCGATGGGTTGAAGCCTGTGCATCGACGCATCCTCTATGCGATGTACGAGCTGGGGCTGACGAGCGATCGGCCCTACCGCAAGTGCGCCCGTGTGGTGGGTGAGGTGCTGGGTAAATACCACCCCCATGGCGACACGGCGGTCTACGACGCTCTGGTCCGCATGGCCCAGGACTTCTCGATGTCGATGCCTCTGATCGACGGGCATGGCAATTTCGGTTCGGTGGACAACGATCCCCCCGCTGCAATGCGGTACACGGAATCGCGCCTGCAGTCGCTCACCACGGACAGCCTGCTGGAGGACATCGAGGCCGAGACCGTTGACTTCGCGGACAACTTCGATGGCTCTCAGCAGGAGCCGACGGTGCTGCCGGCGCGGATTCCCCAGCTGCTTCTCAACGGTTCCGCGGGCATCGCGGTGGGAATGGCCACCAACATCCCGCCGCACAATCTCAATGAACTGATCGCCGGCCTGCTGGCGCTGATCGAGAACCCTGAGATCACGGATCAGGAACTGATCCAGCTGATTCCTGGACCTGACTTCCCCACCGGCGGTCAGATCCTCGGCCGCGAGGGGATCCGGGAGACCTATCTGAGCGGTCGCGGTTCCGTCACCATGCGCGGTGTCGCCGGCATCGAGACAATCGAGGCCCCCGGACGTCCGGATCGGGATGCGGTGATCATCACCGAGTTGCCCTACCAGACCAACAAGGCGGCGCTGATCGAGCGCATCGCTGACCTGGTCAACGACAAGAAGCTGGAGGGCATCTCCGACATCCGTGATGAGAGCGATCGCGATGGCATGCGCATCGTTGTGGAACTGCGCCGCGACGCCTATCCCCAGGTGGTGCTGAACAATCTGTTCAAGCTGACGCCGCTGCAGAGCAACTTCAGTGCTCACATGCTGGCGCTGGTGAACGGTGAGCCGATCCTGCTCACGCTCCGCAAGATGCTTGAGGTGTTTCTCGACTTCCGGGTCGAGACGATTGAACGCCGCACCCGCTACCTGCTTCGCAAGGCCGAGGAACGGGATCACATCCTGCTGGGTCTGCTGCTGGCCCTCGATCAGCTGGATCCGATCATCGCGTTGATCAGGGCGGCATCCGACACAGCCACGGCCCGCCAGCAGCTGCAGGATCGCCACGGCCTCACTGAGATCCAGGCGGACGCCATCCTGCAGATGCAGCTGCGCAGGCTCACGGCGCTGGAGGCCGACAAGATCCGTCTGGAGCACGAGGACCTTGTCACCAAGATCGCGGATTACAAGGACATCCTCGGGCGCCGGGAACGGGTGTTCGGTCTGATCCAGGCCGAACTGGGACAACTGCGCGATCGCTACGAGACGCCGCGGCGCACCGAAATCCTCGATCTCGGTGGCGGGCTTGAGGACATCGATCTGATCGCCAACGAGCGCTCCGTCGTGCTGCTCACGGAGACCGGCTACCTCAAGCGGATGCCGGTGAGTGAGTTCGAGGCCACCAGCCGCGGCACACGAGGCAAGGCCGGAACCCGCAGCCAGGGGGAGGAAGCGGTGAAGCTGTTCATCGGCTGCAACGACCACGACACCCTGCTGCTGTTCAGTGATCGGGGGGTCTCCTATGCCCTGCCCGCTTATCGGGTTCCCCAGTGCAGCCGCACGGCCAAGGGCACGCCGGTGGTGCAGCTGCTGCCCATTCCCAGAGAGGAGGAGATCACCTCTCTGCTGGCCGTCTCGGAGTTCAACGACGACACCGATCTGCTGATGCTCACCCGTGGCGGTTTCATCAAGCGGACCCGTCTTTCGGCTTTCAGCAACATCCGCTCCAACGGTCTGATCGCCATCGGGCTCGAGGACGGCGACGCGCTCTCCTGGGTCCGTCTGGCCATCCAGGGAGACAGTGTGCTGATCGCTTCAAGAACGGGGATGACCATTCATTTCCGCCTCAGCGATGACGAACTGCGGCCTCTCGGCCGCAGCGCCCGCGGCGTCCGCGCCATGAACCTCCGCAAGGGGGACAGCCTGGTGAGCATGGATGTGCTGCCGGCTGAGCTGGCGGATCAGGTGGCCGCCAGTGATGCTGACGATGACGAGGGTGGCGATTCCGCTGCCGTCGAGGGGCCTTGGGTGCTGGTGGCCTCCGCCTCAGGACTCGGCAAACGGGTGCCGGTGACCCAGTTCCGCCTGCAGAAGCGGGCTGGGATGGGGCTGCGGGCGATCAAGTTCCGCACCGACGTTGATGCGCTCGTGGGTCTGCGGGTGCTTGGCGCCGGAGAAGAGCTGCTGCTGGTGAGCGAGAAAGGCGTGATCGTGCGCACCAGTGCGGATGCGATTCCCCAGCAGTCGCGTGCTGCCACAGGCGTGAGGCTGCAACGCCTGGATAAGGGTGATCGCCTCTCGGAGGTTGTGCTGGTTCCCCCGGAAGCCGAGCAGGAGGACGACCAGGACGAGGACGCCACCGCAGCGGACGACTGA
- a CDS encoding CAAD domain-containing protein: MGPTDEPLSDAAASGGPTPTPAPTPTVTPEPTPAPTPAPTPAVTPEPTPAPTPAPSADPTITASVTIPAQENAESEGGEWNLLLEKLRGLIDGDQLKVLWIQLRLPIRLITALILLVVGVQIYSGLIRTINSVPVGSGLLELIGLIWLVRFSLTNLIRRSDRAEVISSLRARWDKVIGR; encoded by the coding sequence ATGGGACCGACTGACGAACCCCTCTCCGACGCTGCGGCGAGCGGCGGTCCGACACCCACACCGGCCCCCACTCCCACTGTGACGCCGGAGCCGACACCCGCTCCAACGCCGGCCCCAACCCCTGCCGTGACCCCGGAGCCGACACCGGCTCCAACACCAGCGCCTTCCGCAGACCCGACCATCACGGCCAGCGTGACGATCCCCGCTCAGGAGAACGCAGAAAGCGAGGGCGGCGAATGGAACCTGCTGCTGGAGAAGCTGCGGGGCCTGATCGACGGAGATCAGCTCAAGGTCCTCTGGATCCAGCTGCGACTGCCGATCCGCCTGATCACCGCCCTGATCCTTCTGGTGGTGGGCGTGCAGATCTACAGCGGTCTCATCCGCACGATCAACAGCGTGCCCGTCGGTTCAGGACTGCTGGAGCTGATCGGCCTGATCTGGCTGGTGCGGTTCAGCCTGACCAACCTGATCCGCAGAAGTGATCGCGCCGAGGTGATCAGCTCGCTTCGGGCCCGCTGGGACAAGGTGATCGGACGCTGA
- a CDS encoding GuaB3 family IMP dehydrogenase-related protein, which yields MDIQLGRFKTVRRAYGIDEIALVPGGRTVDPDVTDTRWSLGGIEREIPIIASAMDGVVDVAMAARLSELGALGVLNLEGVQTRYEDPNPILDRIAAVGKDAFVPLMQELYSAPVQEDLIRQRIREIKERGGIAAVSGTPVAAMRFGSAIAEAGADLFFVQATVVSTEHIGPEGRASLDLEALCRDMGVPVVIGNCVTYEVALQLMRAGAAGVLVGIGPGAACTSRGVLGVGIPQATAVADCAAARRDYEQESGRHVPIVADGGIVTGGDICKCIACGADAVMIGSPIARADEAPGRGFHWGMATPSPVLPRGTRINVGSTGSIERILRGPALLDDGTHNLLGALKTSMGTLGAKTLRDMQEVEVVVAPSLLTEGKVYQKAQHLGMGK from the coding sequence GTGGACATTCAGCTCGGACGCTTCAAGACCGTTCGCCGGGCCTACGGAATTGATGAAATCGCCCTGGTGCCAGGGGGAAGGACCGTCGATCCCGACGTCACGGACACCCGTTGGAGCCTCGGGGGGATCGAGCGGGAGATTCCGATCATCGCCAGCGCCATGGACGGTGTTGTCGATGTCGCCATGGCTGCGAGGTTGTCGGAACTGGGAGCGCTGGGGGTTCTGAACCTCGAGGGCGTGCAGACCCGTTATGAAGACCCCAACCCGATCCTGGATCGGATTGCAGCGGTCGGGAAGGACGCCTTTGTGCCGCTCATGCAGGAGCTTTACAGCGCTCCTGTACAGGAAGACCTGATCCGGCAGCGCATCAGGGAGATCAAGGAGAGGGGGGGCATCGCCGCGGTCAGCGGCACCCCTGTGGCCGCGATGCGCTTCGGGTCAGCGATCGCGGAAGCCGGTGCTGATCTGTTCTTTGTTCAGGCGACCGTGGTGTCGACGGAGCACATCGGACCTGAGGGACGGGCCAGCCTTGACCTGGAAGCCCTTTGCCGCGACATGGGTGTTCCCGTTGTGATCGGCAACTGCGTCACCTACGAAGTCGCCCTGCAGCTGATGCGGGCCGGTGCCGCCGGCGTTCTGGTGGGAATCGGTCCGGGGGCCGCCTGCACATCCCGTGGGGTTCTGGGAGTCGGCATTCCCCAGGCCACGGCGGTGGCCGACTGTGCAGCCGCCCGCCGCGACTACGAACAGGAGAGCGGCCGCCACGTGCCGATCGTGGCGGATGGTGGCATCGTCACCGGCGGAGACATCTGCAAGTGCATCGCCTGCGGAGCCGATGCGGTGATGATCGGCTCCCCGATCGCCCGTGCTGACGAGGCGCCGGGTCGTGGGTTCCACTGGGGCATGGCGACCCCGAGCCCTGTTCTGCCCCGCGGAACGCGCATCAACGTCGGCAGCACCGGAAGCATCGAGCGAATCCTGCGCGGACCCGCACTGCTCGACGACGGCACCCACAACCTGCTCGGTGCTCTGAAGACCTCGATGGGGACCCTGGGAGCCAAGACGCTCCGGGACATGCAGGAGGTGGAGGTGGTGGTGGCTCCATCCCTGCTGACGGAAGGAAAGGTGTATCAGAAAGCACAACATCTGGGGATGGGCAAGTAA
- the trxA gene encoding thioredoxin, which produces MSSAAPVTDASFEQDVLQSDVPVLVDFWAPWCGPCRMVAPIVDEIAKEFEGQIKVFKLNTDENPNVASQYGIRSIPTLMVFKGGQKVDTVVGAVPKATLSGTISKYL; this is translated from the coding sequence ATGTCCAGCGCCGCTCCGGTCACTGACGCTTCCTTCGAGCAGGACGTTCTCCAGAGTGATGTGCCGGTTCTTGTTGATTTCTGGGCCCCATGGTGCGGACCCTGCCGCATGGTCGCTCCGATCGTTGACGAGATCGCCAAGGAATTCGAAGGTCAGATCAAGGTTTTCAAGCTGAACACCGACGAGAACCCCAACGTCGCCAGTCAGTACGGCATCCGCAGCATCCCCACGTTGATGGTGTTCAAGGGTGGGCAGAAGGTTGACACCGTCGTTGGTGCTGTTCCCAAGGCAACCCTCTCCGGCACCATCTCCAAGTACCTCTGA
- the hisH gene encoding imidazole glycerol phosphate synthase subunit HisH: MELGLIDYGMGNLHSVRKALERLGQSLRPVSAPHQLQGCDALILPGVGAFDPAMENLEATGLVPHLKRWGEEQRPILGICLGLQLLFDSSAEGERDGLGLLEGRIERLPVQQGERIPHMGWAPLSWRQSCPLLPPEEPAPWVYFVHSFAAVPSDPKTTAATAPFGATDVTAIVWEGRTGACQFHPEKSSDAGTGLLRRWIEWLSAGAPLVP, translated from the coding sequence TTGGAACTGGGACTGATCGATTACGGCATGGGCAATCTGCACTCCGTGCGGAAAGCCCTTGAACGACTTGGTCAAAGCCTGCGCCCTGTTTCAGCTCCCCACCAGCTCCAGGGCTGCGATGCGCTCATCCTCCCGGGGGTCGGCGCCTTCGACCCCGCCATGGAGAACCTGGAGGCCACCGGGCTGGTTCCCCACCTGAAGCGCTGGGGTGAGGAGCAGCGTCCGATCCTCGGGATCTGTCTCGGGCTTCAATTGCTGTTCGACTCCAGCGCCGAAGGGGAACGCGACGGGCTCGGACTGCTGGAGGGTCGGATTGAACGACTTCCGGTTCAGCAGGGGGAGCGGATCCCCCACATGGGCTGGGCTCCACTCTCCTGGCGACAGAGTTGTCCGCTGCTGCCTCCCGAGGAACCGGCGCCCTGGGTGTATTTCGTGCACTCCTTCGCCGCCGTTCCGTCCGATCCGAAAACAACCGCCGCGACGGCACCCTTCGGTGCCACCGATGTGACGGCGATCGTCTGGGAGGGCAGGACCGGGGCCTGTCAGTTCCATCCGGAGAAATCGTCCGACGCAGGGACCGGGCTGCTGCGTCGATGGATCGAATGGCTCAGCGCCGGGGCCCCCCTGGTGCCATGA
- the petG gene encoding cytochrome b6-f complex subunit V: MIEPLLCGIVLGLIPVTLLGLFVAAWNQYRRGGALEG, encoded by the coding sequence ATGATCGAACCCCTTCTCTGCGGCATTGTTCTGGGACTGATTCCCGTCACGCTGCTGGGTCTGTTCGTGGCGGCATGGAACCAGTACCGCCGCGGTGGCGCTCTGGAGGGTTGA
- a CDS encoding cytochrome c, whose amino-acid sequence MESTSTAAEEAAVIKEGGRGLITALVVLAASACIVLLLWVLGNARQDPYIRATLDLQGSTDHGGQLFRINCAGCHGLAGQGLLGPTLKGITERVGDAQLIHQIVSGETPPMPSFQMEPKAMADLLAHLHQLS is encoded by the coding sequence ATGGAGTCGACATCAACTGCTGCGGAAGAGGCTGCCGTCATCAAGGAGGGGGGCCGCGGACTGATCACCGCCCTGGTGGTGCTCGCCGCCAGCGCCTGCATCGTGCTGCTGCTCTGGGTTCTGGGGAATGCCCGCCAGGATCCCTATATCCGGGCCACCCTGGATCTGCAGGGCTCCACGGACCATGGCGGGCAGCTGTTCCGGATCAACTGCGCCGGCTGTCACGGTCTGGCCGGACAGGGATTGCTTGGGCCCACGCTCAAGGGCATCACCGAGCGAGTCGGTGATGCGCAGCTGATTCATCAGATCGTGAGCGGTGAGACCCCGCCGATGCCGAGTTTCCAGATGGAGCCGAAGGCCATGGCTGATCTTCTGGCCCATCTGCACCAGCTGAGTTGA